The window GGCTCTGTATCGAccctctgtgcgtgcgagtCCCGAGCGCCTGCCCCTCCGCTTCCCATGATGCTGCTGttctcctcttcgtcctgCTCAcgttctctcctctttctctgctgtGCCTCGTCCTCCTGCTCAAACCTCACGCACGTGTGCATTcgtgtctctctgcctgcttggtggtggtggtggtggtggggggtcTGAGCTTGCATGCACGAACAAGCTTACACTGCTCTCCcccgcaccgcagcgcctctgccgcgtccATGACCTCACACAATGCAACCTTCTCGTCGTCTCTCACGTTGGCGGGGATGGACTACATAGCTCCGTCATCGGCCTGCATCAAACCCACCCTGATttccagcggcggcatccaTGCGGTCGGTCCCGCTGACCCAACGGCATCGGCAAGCGGTGTTGTTGGTATGAAGCGTGGTGGCaacgcaccgccgctgggcCCCGGcattgctgctgccgctcagcACGCTGATGTTGTGAAGATCACCCTGCAAGACTGCCTGGCGTGCAGTGGGTGTGTAACGACAGCGGAAACGGTGCTCGTCAACGCGCAGAGCCGCCACGAGATTGTGTCTGCCCTGCTCACATCGCCCgcatcgacgtcgtcgtcaaCGACAGGGACGGGGAGTGTCTCTCGTCCTCGGCTGGTGAGCATCAGCTCCCAGtcctgcgcctccctcgccgcccaCCTTCACATGTCCATGGCTGCCGTGTACGAGCTGGTAGCTGGTTTTATGCGAGCAACGCTCACGACAGCCGGGCTGCAGGAGGCCGCGCGGAACGCCGagatcgctgctgctgagtcGCCGCGCGATGCCATGAAGAACGAGGAAGTGAGCGGTGCatcgacgacagcgacgacagatgccgccgcggcggtccTCTCCGAGTCGGAACCGCCAATCTATGTGGTAGACCTTGAGTGGGCCGAGCAACTGTCCGCAGAGCTGACGGCGCAGGAGTACgatcggcgtcgtcgcggcggcggcaccgccgaggttgggccgctgccgttgatcGTGTCATCATGTCCAGGCTGGGTGTGTTACTGCGAGAAGCAGGgctcagcgctgctgccgcacctctgCCCTGTCATGTCCGCCCAGGGGATCGCCGGCAGCTACGCAAAACGTGCCGTTGCCGCGAACCTCTACCACGTGTCGATACAGCCCTGCTTTGACCGAAAgctcgaggcggcgcgggaCTCGATGACCtcatcgacgacggcgccaccagCCGACGGGGCGGACATGCCGGTCTTCTACACGGACTGCGTTCTCAGCACTGCGGAGTTGCTGGAGTGGATGAAGGAGGCGGACCCGACGCTTCCGTGGAGGGGACGCCTGGACACGAAcgtcaccgcagccgccgtcgccttgGTTGGCGGCAACTGTCCAGGCCACACGGCCCAGCAGCCCACGCAGTTgaacgaggaagaggcgccCACGTCAACATCGTCGCCGGCAGCCTCTGCTATCTTCGCGCCCGCCCACGATGCGGCGCGGTtcgccggcagtggcggctACCATCGATCGGTCatcgcgcaccgcctgcgggtggagggggcggcagcgctgccgtcctcgtcgtcgccctcgccggaCACGCCCGCTAGCATCGCGTACGAGGTGAAGCGCAACCGCAATCATCAACTCGCCACTTGCGCCGCCCTGCCGGAGGAGGTGTTCTGCATCGGCTACGGCTTTCAACAAATTCAGAACGTGGTGCGTGGCCTCAAGAAACGCATACCCGCCATGCGTGGCTACACCTTTATCGAGCT of the Leishmania donovani BPK282A1 complete genome, chromosome 5 genome contains:
- a CDS encoding hydrogenase, putative, translated to MDYIAPSSACIKPTLISSGGIHAVGPADPTASASGVVGMKRGGNAPPLGPGIAAAAQHADVVKITLQDCLACSGCVTTAETVLVNAQSRHEIVSALLTSPASTSSSTTGTGSVSRPRLVSISSQSCASLAAHLHMSMAAVYELVAGFMRATLTTAGLQEAARNAEIAAAESPRDAMKNEEVSGASTTATTDAAAAVLSESEPPIYVVDLEWAEQLSAELTAQEYDRRRRGGGTAEVGPLPLIVSSCPGWVCYCEKQGSALLPHLCPVMSAQGIAGSYAKRAVAANLYHVSIQPCFDRKLEAARDSMTSSTTAPPADGADMPVFYTDCVLSTAELLEWMKEADPTLPWRGRLDTNVTAAAVALVGGNCPGHTAQQPTQLNEEEAPTSTSSPAASAIFAPAHDAARFAGSGGYHRSVIAHRLRVEGAAALPSSSSPSPDTPASIAYEVKRNRNHQLATCAALPEEVFCIGYGFQQIQNVVRGLKKRIPAMRGYTFIELMACPDGCLNGGGQVRPAQQPHAEVLNAVLDAYARSMEGSREKGGLGAATAAASSGSALACTFASAQPVSSDAQAEDGEVAMKAQRRRVEAAWKPFADATIAVTAPSLGDALWRCTFRDREKEFAAMLNDGNVHSLKW